In the Salinisphaera sp. T31B1 genome, one interval contains:
- a CDS encoding thioredoxin family protein has translation MSLTDSTMMPLGTAAPDFDLPDTVSDERKSFSDIAGPRGTVVMFICNHCPYVLHLIDEVVSVAAHYQPQGVGFVAISSNDVGVRPEDGPEQMQVFAESRGFTFPYLYDESQAVAQAYDAVCTPDFFVFDADGKCAYRGQFDESRPKNGVAVTGAELRASLDALLEGDMIPADVQVPSQGCSIKWKAA, from the coding sequence ATGTCCCTCACCGATTCCACCATGATGCCGCTGGGTACCGCCGCGCCCGATTTCGATCTGCCGGATACCGTCAGCGACGAGCGCAAGTCGTTCAGTGACATCGCCGGGCCACGCGGTACGGTGGTCATGTTCATCTGTAACCACTGCCCATACGTGCTGCATCTGATCGACGAAGTGGTCAGTGTGGCGGCGCATTACCAGCCGCAAGGCGTCGGCTTCGTAGCGATATCGTCGAACGATGTCGGCGTGCGGCCCGAGGATGGCCCCGAGCAGATGCAGGTATTTGCTGAAAGCCGGGGGTTCACCTTTCCCTATCTCTACGACGAGTCGCAAGCCGTGGCCCAGGCCTACGACGCGGTCTGCACGCCGGATTTTTTCGTCTTCGATGCCGATGGCAAGTGTGCCTACCGTGGCCAGTTCGATGAGTCTCGTCCCAAGAACGGGGTCGCCGTCACCGGCGCCGAGCTGCGCGCATCGCTCGATGCGCTGCTGGAAGGCGACATGATCCCGGCCGACGTACAGGTGCCGAGTCAGGGCTGCAGTATCAAGTGGAAAGCCGCCTGA
- a CDS encoding EAL domain-containing protein encodes MAQAPVEDSQPGPLSGRAPAGYVALGGSAGSLKVFQQFFDAVCTDTGLVFVVVAHMAPDQESHLLELIASHTTMPVSQVDDALVAAPDHVYVISPNQHLTIDRGWLRPTTISQNLGARFAIHRFFVSLAHDQGDRAVGILVSGSGRDGRDGMAAIRAAGGLTIAQSPEEATHPDMPAAAIRSGHVDQVLPVAGMPAAIDAFFGPDTGREPVVDTPEEHDPASPYRAIVNLLSRRHGHDFSHYKPGTLTRRIGRRIGIRRVDSFDAYLSLLESDETESQQLLQDLLISVTGFFRDPEAYEALEQQLVPDLIGRSGRDGKDSLRLWVAGCATGEEAYSLAIVMLEALDAYPSETRASVSVYATDIDSQALEVARSGCYSETIAADMSDERLARWFTATEPGYRVNKTLRDTVMFAPQNLLSDPPFSRMDLVSCRNVLIYLDKATQRRLLEMFHFALKPEGWLLLGNSETAHTDSGLFHPRSHKHRLYTRTAAHGSAGRHLGWITPTQLGRRDLPRNQTDLADMNRHQLSKTVQRLLLNEYAPTSVVTNAAFDLIYIHGDSSGYLSLGQGVPSDNLLRLARRGLRGAVQDLVNVALQQRQAHSVAARVQRHRHYVPVRMRARPFRLNDSGDEFVVVSFVEIDGSVGEQSDASTPTPHDEVVDVDERIAQLEYELRLAHDEHQRAADELQSTREEFRSAHEEALSINEELQSANEELESSKEELQSLNEELSTVNTELQEKMHELEDTHDDIANLLDSTAIPTVFLDGENRIKRFTPATKMLLSVLPSDIGRPIDDLAHPFQRALDWAGEAAAVRNSGEISEIETETADGQWYIRRTTPYRARDGQMRGVVVSFIDVTRLKQAERALAHSDQTLQTLFHENPAMYFILDEHDRIVSVNEFGAFQLGYEAEQLVGASFADMHRRPSMLHAKLARCQARPGKLQRWEVEIRGRNGKPLWIRANARLTSELDEGIRILVSCENISREKRLGEQAKYHATHDALTDLINRRAFKQVISAAIDQAALQDKTHMLGYIDLDSFKIINDSYGHQAGDELLRQASQCMYASLRQGDVLARIGGDEFAVLMYDCDGEQAKAAAHRMIESLHGCVFLWQRHHLRVGASIGLASIDREAGSVEAVMQAADAACFAAKELGPNSIHRQVANDRRVTRRRRQMNWANRIREALADNRILMHVQPIVSVHQADEIHGYESLLRLRDTDGEIVAAHEFIDAAEHYGLIHDLDRFALSHTLRFLDEHRHRLRAFQWIGINLSATSLTHPGFLTFARKVLSDSGIDAQRVCFEITETSVISNLSQAQHFIREMSELGCTFALDDFGTGLSSFEYLRVLPVEYVKIDGSFIRDIRHDPADRAMVEAVTHIAHMMGKTAIAESVETAELLHAVRGMNIEYAQGHHFGKPDALESLLVSE; translated from the coding sequence ATGGCGCAAGCCCCCGTGGAAGACAGTCAGCCTGGGCCCTTGTCCGGTCGGGCACCTGCCGGCTATGTCGCACTCGGCGGTAGCGCGGGCAGCCTGAAGGTATTTCAGCAATTTTTCGATGCTGTATGCACCGATACCGGGCTCGTGTTCGTGGTTGTCGCGCACATGGCCCCCGATCAGGAAAGCCACCTGCTCGAACTGATCGCCAGCCATACGACGATGCCGGTTTCGCAGGTCGACGATGCATTGGTTGCCGCGCCCGACCATGTTTACGTGATTTCTCCCAACCAGCATCTCACCATCGATCGCGGCTGGCTTCGACCGACGACCATCAGCCAGAACCTCGGAGCGCGTTTTGCCATCCATCGCTTTTTCGTGAGCCTGGCCCACGATCAGGGCGATCGCGCAGTGGGCATTCTGGTATCGGGGTCGGGCCGCGACGGCCGTGACGGTATGGCCGCCATCCGGGCCGCCGGCGGTTTGACCATTGCCCAGTCCCCGGAGGAAGCCACACACCCGGATATGCCGGCCGCTGCGATCCGCAGCGGCCATGTCGATCAGGTCTTGCCGGTGGCCGGCATGCCGGCCGCCATCGACGCATTTTTCGGCCCGGATACGGGTCGGGAGCCCGTTGTGGACACTCCGGAAGAGCACGATCCTGCATCGCCCTATCGTGCAATCGTGAACCTGCTCAGTCGCCGGCACGGGCATGATTTTTCGCACTACAAACCCGGCACGTTGACACGGCGGATCGGTCGTCGTATTGGCATCCGGCGCGTTGACTCGTTCGATGCCTATCTATCGCTACTGGAAAGCGACGAAACCGAGTCACAACAGCTCCTTCAGGACCTTCTGATCAGCGTCACCGGCTTCTTCCGCGATCCGGAGGCCTACGAAGCCCTTGAACAGCAACTCGTGCCGGATCTGATCGGACGTTCCGGTCGCGACGGAAAGGACAGCCTGAGACTATGGGTGGCTGGTTGTGCAACCGGCGAAGAAGCCTATTCGCTGGCGATCGTCATGCTCGAGGCACTGGATGCGTACCCGAGCGAAACCCGCGCCAGCGTGTCGGTCTACGCCACCGATATCGACTCCCAGGCGCTCGAAGTCGCACGCAGCGGTTGCTATTCGGAAACCATCGCCGCCGATATGTCGGACGAGCGGCTGGCACGCTGGTTCACCGCGACCGAGCCCGGCTATCGGGTGAACAAGACTCTGCGCGATACCGTCATGTTCGCGCCGCAGAACCTGCTCTCGGACCCCCCTTTCTCGCGCATGGATCTGGTGTCGTGTCGAAACGTGCTGATTTATCTCGACAAAGCGACCCAGCGCCGTCTGCTCGAGATGTTTCATTTCGCCCTGAAGCCCGAGGGCTGGCTGTTGCTCGGCAATAGCGAGACCGCCCACACCGACAGCGGCCTGTTCCACCCGCGTTCCCACAAGCATCGGCTTTATACTCGCACGGCCGCCCACGGCAGCGCCGGCCGGCATCTGGGATGGATCACGCCGACGCAGTTGGGCAGACGCGACCTGCCCAGAAACCAGACCGATCTCGCCGATATGAATCGCCATCAATTGTCAAAGACCGTCCAACGGCTCTTGCTGAACGAGTATGCCCCCACGTCGGTGGTCACGAACGCGGCGTTCGATCTGATCTACATACACGGGGACTCCAGCGGCTATCTTTCGCTGGGCCAGGGCGTGCCCAGCGACAACCTGCTGCGGCTGGCGCGCCGCGGCCTTCGCGGTGCAGTTCAGGATCTGGTGAACGTCGCGCTGCAGCAACGACAAGCCCATTCGGTCGCGGCCCGGGTACAGCGCCATCGCCACTACGTGCCTGTGCGCATGCGCGCCCGCCCTTTCCGTCTGAACGACTCGGGCGACGAATTCGTAGTGGTGAGCTTTGTCGAGATCGACGGTTCAGTCGGCGAACAGTCGGACGCCAGCACGCCAACGCCGCACGACGAGGTGGTCGACGTCGACGAACGCATCGCCCAGCTCGAGTATGAGCTGCGTCTCGCACACGACGAACATCAGCGAGCCGCCGACGAACTGCAGAGCACCCGGGAGGAATTCAGGAGCGCGCACGAAGAGGCGTTGTCGATTAACGAAGAACTGCAGTCGGCCAACGAGGAGCTGGAATCCTCCAAGGAGGAACTGCAGTCGCTCAACGAGGAGTTGAGCACGGTCAATACCGAGCTGCAGGAAAAGATGCATGAGCTCGAGGACACCCACGACGACATCGCGAACCTGCTGGACAGTACCGCTATCCCGACGGTGTTTCTGGACGGCGAAAACCGTATCAAGCGATTCACGCCCGCGACGAAGATGCTGCTCAGCGTACTGCCCAGCGATATCGGGCGTCCCATAGACGATCTGGCACACCCTTTCCAGCGCGCGCTCGACTGGGCCGGCGAGGCGGCCGCGGTTCGAAACTCGGGCGAGATCAGCGAAATCGAGACCGAAACCGCCGACGGCCAATGGTACATACGTCGAACCACGCCGTACCGCGCACGCGACGGGCAGATGCGCGGCGTCGTCGTGAGCTTTATCGACGTCACCCGACTCAAACAGGCCGAACGCGCGCTGGCGCACAGTGATCAGACGCTTCAGACGCTCTTTCACGAAAACCCGGCCATGTACTTCATCCTCGACGAACATGACCGCATCGTGTCCGTCAACGAATTCGGCGCCTTCCAGCTCGGCTACGAGGCCGAGCAGCTGGTGGGCGCCTCGTTCGCCGACATGCATCGCCGGCCGAGCATGCTGCACGCCAAGCTCGCACGCTGTCAGGCTCGTCCGGGCAAGCTGCAGCGCTGGGAAGTCGAGATCCGTGGCCGCAACGGCAAGCCGCTGTGGATTCGCGCCAACGCCCGGCTCACATCGGAACTGGACGAAGGCATCCGGATCCTGGTGTCGTGCGAGAACATCAGCCGTGAAAAACGTCTCGGCGAGCAGGCCAAGTATCACGCCACCCACGATGCCCTGACCGATCTGATCAACCGCCGTGCGTTCAAGCAGGTCATCTCCGCCGCGATCGATCAAGCTGCGCTTCAGGACAAGACGCACATGCTCGGCTATATCGATCTGGACAGTTTCAAGATCATCAACGACAGTTACGGCCACCAGGCCGGCGACGAGTTGTTGCGCCAGGCCAGCCAATGCATGTACGCCAGTCTCAGGCAGGGCGACGTACTGGCACGCATCGGTGGCGATGAGTTCGCGGTGCTCATGTACGACTGCGACGGCGAGCAGGCCAAGGCCGCCGCGCACCGCATGATCGAATCCCTGCACGGCTGCGTGTTCCTCTGGCAACGCCATCATCTGCGCGTGGGTGCCAGCATCGGTCTGGCCAGTATCGATCGTGAGGCCGGCAGCGTGGAGGCCGTAATGCAGGCCGCAGACGCGGCCTGCTTTGCCGCCAAGGAACTCGGCCCCAACTCGATCCACCGCCAGGTGGCCAACGACCGGCGCGTCACGCGCCGTCGCCGACAGATGAACTGGGCCAACCGTATTCGCGAGGCGCTGGCCGACAACCGTATTCTCATGCACGTCCAACCAATCGTGAGCGTCCATCAGGCCGATGAAATCCACGGGTACGAATCGCTGCTACGCCTGCGCGATACCGATGGCGAGATCGTGGCGGCGCACGAGTTCATCGATGCCGCCGAACACTACGGGCTGATTCACGATCTGGACCGGTTCGCGTTATCGCATACCCTGCGCTTTCTTGACGAACATCGGCACCGGTTGCGGGCGTTTCAGTGGATCGGCATCAACCTGTCCGCCACGTCGCTGACACACCCGGGCTTTCTGACCTTCGCACGCAAGGTACTCAGCGACAGCGGCATCGACGCACAGCGTGTATGTTTCGAGATCACCGAAACATCGGTCATCTCCAACCTTTCTCAGGCCCAACATTTCATCCGCGAAATGAGCGAGCTGGGGTGCACCTTCGCCCTCGACGATTTCGGTACCGGCCTGTCGTCGTTCGAATATCTGCGTGTGCTACCGGTGGAATACGTCAAGATCGACGGCAGTTTCATCCGCGATATTCGCCACGACCCGGCCGATCGCGCCATGGTCGAAGCAGTGACCCATATCGCACACATGATGGGCAAGACCGCGATCGCCGAATCGGTAGAGACCGCGGAGCTGCTGCACGCCGTGCGGGGAATGAATATCGAGTACGCACAAGGCCATCATTTCGGCAAGCCCGACGCGCTGGAGAGCCTACTGGTCTCCGAATGA
- a CDS encoding SDR family NAD(P)-dependent oxidoreductase translates to MKDLRDKIVVITGAGSGIGRSLATVCADRGARLALCDVNEDGLAETRAACQPAAVFTSKVDVADRAAFEAFRDAVVDEYGGADLVINNAGVAHSQTIADTRYDDFEWIMGINFWGVVHGTKAFLPILKQRPGSALVNVSSVFGLISVPTQGTYNATKFAVRGFTEALRHETRGQDPHVMCVHPGGIKTGIAHAARFYVGPDGNSNQAQAAGNFVDKLARTSPDEAARTILSDLARRKGRCLIGTDAKIISAISRLVPVHYWSIMSRVMN, encoded by the coding sequence ATGAAAGATCTCCGGGACAAAATCGTAGTCATCACCGGTGCCGGTTCGGGTATCGGGCGCAGCCTGGCCACCGTGTGCGCCGATCGAGGCGCGCGTCTGGCGCTATGCGACGTCAATGAAGACGGACTGGCCGAGACACGGGCCGCCTGCCAGCCGGCTGCAGTGTTCACCTCGAAGGTCGACGTCGCCGACCGAGCGGCGTTCGAGGCGTTCCGGGATGCGGTCGTCGACGAATATGGCGGCGCCGATCTGGTGATCAACAATGCAGGAGTGGCTCACTCCCAGACGATCGCCGACACGCGTTACGACGACTTCGAATGGATCATGGGCATCAACTTCTGGGGCGTGGTTCATGGCACCAAGGCGTTTCTTCCGATACTCAAACAACGGCCCGGCAGCGCGCTGGTGAATGTCTCAAGCGTATTCGGCCTGATCAGCGTGCCCACCCAGGGCACCTATAACGCAACCAAATTCGCGGTCCGCGGGTTTACCGAAGCGCTGCGACACGAAACGCGGGGCCAAGATCCCCACGTGATGTGTGTCCATCCCGGTGGGATAAAGACCGGGATCGCCCACGCGGCTCGTTTCTATGTCGGGCCGGACGGCAACAGCAACCAGGCCCAGGCCGCCGGTAATTTCGTCGACAAACTCGCCCGTACTTCGCCCGACGAGGCGGCTCGGACAATTCTTTCAGATCTGGCGCGTCGGAAAGGACGCTGTCTGATTGGCACTGACGCCAAAATCATATCTGCGATCTCGCGCCTCGTGCCCGTTCATTATTGGTCGATCATGTCGCGCGTAATGAACTAG
- a CDS encoding TetR/AcrR family transcriptional regulator: MKKPPVTDSAEAGRAYGGRSLDERRRHRRAQFVAAGIEVFGREGYRGATVKALCRQAGLTERYFYESFGNSESLFAEVYKTLVARLQHDVVAAIDRAPQDAESTARAGLRVFFETMYEQPGTARILLIEIFGISGEIDKLYRSTTQNFTRMLAELVSAIFPLEAAGPTDPAIVSTGLVGSTIHIAMYWTLSRYRDPLNVVVESSLALYVAVARQMAAPEKGATADDADDAAS, translated from the coding sequence ATGAAAAAGCCACCCGTAACCGATTCCGCCGAGGCTGGCCGTGCCTACGGCGGGCGCAGCCTGGACGAACGCCGTCGCCACCGGCGGGCGCAATTCGTCGCAGCCGGCATCGAGGTCTTCGGGCGCGAGGGCTATCGCGGCGCCACCGTCAAGGCTTTGTGCCGTCAGGCCGGACTGACCGAACGCTATTTCTACGAATCCTTCGGCAACAGTGAGTCGTTGTTCGCCGAGGTGTACAAGACGTTGGTCGCGCGGCTACAGCACGACGTAGTTGCTGCGATCGACCGGGCGCCGCAGGACGCCGAAAGCACGGCTCGGGCCGGGCTGCGCGTGTTTTTTGAAACCATGTACGAGCAACCGGGCACGGCACGCATCCTGCTGATCGAGATCTTCGGCATCAGCGGCGAGATCGACAAGCTCTATCGGTCGACCACACAGAATTTCACGCGCATGCTCGCCGAGCTGGTCAGCGCGATCTTTCCGCTCGAGGCGGCGGGGCCGACCGACCCGGCGATCGTTTCCACGGGCCTGGTCGGCTCGACGATTCATATCGCGATGTACTGGACGCTCAGCCGATACCGAGATCCATTGAACGTCGTGGTCGAATCGAGTCTTGCGCTGTATGTGGCCGTCGCACGCCAGATGGCCGCCCCGGAAAAGGGCGCGACCGCGGACGACGCAGACGACGCTGCGTCATGA
- a CDS encoding metal-dependent hydrolase has protein sequence MSKNASDIKKHVHADRTIPHSDQVNVMPERRDLHFLPPADRIADWHKEGPNVTQFMNAMSLLFPAGERMFIDAVRSYRDQIPDPDLKKAATAFIGQEAMHSREHIEYNELMENAGLPAHKLDQFTWNLLDWVKNNTWKSMPLAATIALEHYTALMGDMLLRYPEMMKGSQEDFERMWRWHALEEVEHKAVAYDVYEKCIGRGPRNWAERTAAMGIATAIFWPVLISFYAQMAAADEKCRQQGWRGHLKLVNFTLGKPGFIRRMIPEWLSYFQYSFHPWQQNNADLLAELDELVDDAEAAYATHH, from the coding sequence ATGAGCAAGAATGCATCCGATATCAAGAAGCACGTCCACGCCGATCGCACGATCCCGCACAGCGACCAGGTCAATGTGATGCCCGAACGGCGCGACCTGCACTTCCTACCGCCGGCCGATCGTATCGCCGACTGGCACAAGGAAGGGCCGAACGTGACTCAGTTCATGAACGCCATGTCGCTGCTGTTTCCGGCCGGCGAGCGGATGTTCATCGACGCCGTACGCAGCTATCGCGACCAGATTCCGGATCCGGATCTGAAAAAGGCCGCCACGGCCTTCATTGGCCAGGAGGCGATGCATTCGCGCGAACATATCGAGTACAACGAGCTGATGGAGAATGCGGGGCTGCCGGCCCACAAGCTCGACCAGTTCACCTGGAACCTTCTCGACTGGGTCAAGAACAATACCTGGAAGTCCATGCCCCTGGCCGCGACCATCGCGCTGGAGCACTACACCGCGCTCATGGGCGACATGCTGCTGCGATACCCGGAGATGATGAAAGGCTCGCAGGAAGACTTCGAGCGCATGTGGCGCTGGCACGCGCTCGAGGAAGTCGAGCACAAGGCGGTCGCTTACGATGTCTACGAAAAATGTATCGGCCGCGGTCCACGCAACTGGGCCGAGCGCACGGCGGCGATGGGTATCGCCACCGCCATCTTCTGGCCGGTGCTGATCAGCTTTTACGCACAGATGGCCGCCGCCGACGAAAAATGCCGGCAACAGGGTTGGCGCGGGCATCTCAAACTGGTCAACTTCACTCTCGGCAAGCCCGGCTTCATCCGCCGCATGATTCCGGAATGGCTGAGCTACTTCCAGTACAGCTTCCACCCCTGGCAGCAGAACAACGCCGACCTTCTGGCCGAGCTCGACGAACTGGTCGACGACGCCGAAGCCGCCTATGCGACGCATCACTGA
- a CDS encoding metal-dependent hydrolase produces the protein MSKHENDLDLHGPGYSGPVMPERRDLHFLPPGDRICDWHQAGPNVTQFMNALSLFFPAGERMFIDAVRAYRDEIPDPDLRKAATAFIGQEAMHSREHIEYNQLMDAAGLPASELDAQVWAHTEYVKQHSSKVTPLLMTIALEHFTALMGDTLLRHPEQMAGSQEDYERMWRWHALEEVEHKAVAYDVYEKCVGRGPKAYAMRSAIMLTTTATFWPHVILFYRRLAAADPACRRAGWRGHLKLANFMLGKPGYLRKLLPEYLAYFKYSFHPWQQNNAELLAEIDALVDDANAAYASHH, from the coding sequence ATGAGCAAGCACGAAAACGATCTCGATCTGCACGGCCCCGGTTACAGCGGGCCGGTCATGCCGGAACGGCGCGATCTGCATTTCCTGCCGCCCGGCGATCGCATCTGTGACTGGCATCAGGCCGGGCCGAACGTAACCCAATTCATGAATGCGCTGAGCCTGTTCTTCCCGGCCGGCGAGCGCATGTTCATCGACGCAGTACGCGCCTATCGCGACGAGATCCCCGATCCGGATCTGCGCAAGGCCGCCACCGCGTTCATCGGCCAGGAGGCGATGCATTCACGCGAGCATATCGAATACAACCAGCTCATGGATGCCGCCGGACTTCCGGCCAGCGAGCTCGATGCGCAGGTCTGGGCGCATACCGAATACGTCAAGCAGCACAGCAGCAAGGTCACGCCGTTGCTGATGACGATCGCACTCGAGCATTTCACCGCCCTGATGGGAGATACGTTGCTGCGTCATCCCGAACAGATGGCCGGCTCGCAGGAAGACTATGAACGCATGTGGCGCTGGCACGCGCTCGAGGAAGTCGAGCACAAGGCCGTGGCCTACGACGTCTACGAAAAATGTGTCGGGCGCGGGCCCAAGGCGTACGCGATGCGTAGCGCGATCATGCTCACCACGACGGCAACGTTCTGGCCGCACGTGATTCTGTTCTACCGGCGTCTGGCTGCCGCGGATCCGGCCTGTCGACGTGCAGGCTGGCGAGGGCATCTCAAGCTCGCCAACTTCATGCTCGGCAAGCCGGGCTATCTGCGGAAACTGTTGCCCGAATACCTGGCCTACTTCAAGTACAGCTTCCATCCGTGGCAGCAGAACAACGCCGAGCTGCTGGCCGAGATCGACGCGTTGGTCGACGACGCCAACGCCGCCTACGCCAGCCATCACTGA
- a CDS encoding alpha/beta fold hydrolase yields the protein MTNAKPNPHAADEPTLVQRGAVRLACYDSGARDDLRPTLVFVHGYPDTHRVWDRMVAPLSETFRCVRYDVRGAGQSSRPRATAAYALDELEADLAAVIDWASPSRPVHLIAHDWGSIQSWEAVTDPALSHRIASFTSISGPCLDHVGHWLRAQWRDDRAALMRQLKKSWYVFAFHIPWLPTLAWHGGLASRWPRTTERLEGQALPVHPTLARDGAHGTKLYRANVFARIRRPRLRHAQIPVHVITPVRDAFVGPGFARDLDRWVDDLTITPVDAAHWAVLTHPQSIADLCADFIRARPAPDVAAPEARPNTVSPRPSA from the coding sequence ATGACGAACGCGAAGCCGAACCCGCACGCTGCCGATGAGCCAACACTGGTTCAGCGCGGCGCTGTGCGTCTGGCCTGCTACGACAGCGGCGCGCGGGACGATCTCCGGCCAACGCTGGTATTCGTTCACGGCTATCCCGACACACATCGTGTATGGGATCGAATGGTGGCACCGCTGTCCGAGACGTTTCGGTGCGTGCGCTACGATGTTCGGGGCGCCGGCCAGAGCAGCCGTCCGCGAGCAACGGCCGCTTATGCGCTGGACGAACTGGAGGCCGATCTGGCGGCCGTGATCGACTGGGCATCCCCGAGTCGCCCTGTGCACCTCATCGCACACGACTGGGGCTCGATCCAGAGCTGGGAGGCAGTCACGGACCCGGCCCTGTCGCATCGGATCGCCAGCTTCACGTCGATCTCCGGCCCATGTCTGGATCATGTCGGCCACTGGCTTCGCGCACAGTGGCGCGACGATCGCGCGGCGCTCATGCGCCAGCTGAAAAAGTCGTGGTATGTGTTCGCCTTTCATATTCCATGGCTGCCCACATTGGCCTGGCATGGCGGTCTGGCCAGCCGCTGGCCTCGCACCACCGAACGTCTGGAGGGACAGGCATTGCCCGTCCATCCGACCCTCGCGCGCGATGGCGCTCACGGTACCAAGCTGTATCGCGCGAACGTGTTCGCACGGATTCGCCGGCCGCGCCTGCGCCACGCGCAAATCCCGGTTCACGTAATCACACCTGTGCGTGATGCCTTCGTCGGCCCCGGTTTCGCCCGCGATCTCGACCGTTGGGTCGACGATCTGACGATCACGCCCGTCGACGCCGCGCACTGGGCGGTGCTGACCCACCCGCAGTCCATCGCCGACCTGTGCGCCGATTTCATTCGAGCGCGGCCGGCCCCCGATGTCGCCGCTCCTGAAGCTCGTCCTAACACCGTTTCCCCACGGCCAAGCGCCTGA
- a CDS encoding MerR family transcriptional regulator, protein MKRASSTTGATAPADTVTPEFSIDALARETGSTVRNIRAYQDRGLLPPPERRGRKGIYNDAHLSRLRIINRLLERGYTLSNIGELIESWERGNDIGSLLGLETAVASPWSDEVPDYMTMPQLLKKFSGNFSRRALKKAVELDVIRPEGMRYRIPSPRMLHAGAELVKVGIPLEEMLDVVAYLRRNVEQAADEMVRLVAIHVFDRYGEGQLPPPDDMPELADLVWRFRPLVEMAVLPEVARAMAKAADQHLGDRLALLMEHLHDAK, encoded by the coding sequence ATGAAACGCGCTTCCAGCACCACCGGCGCAACCGCGCCCGCCGACACCGTCACGCCCGAATTCTCGATCGACGCGCTCGCCCGAGAGACGGGCAGCACCGTGCGTAATATTCGTGCCTACCAGGATCGCGGGCTGCTGCCACCACCGGAACGGCGTGGGCGCAAGGGCATCTATAACGATGCCCATCTGTCGCGTCTGCGTATCATCAACCGACTGCTCGAACGCGGTTATACGTTGTCCAATATCGGCGAGCTGATCGAAAGCTGGGAGCGCGGCAACGATATCGGCAGCCTGCTCGGTCTGGAAACCGCCGTGGCCAGCCCTTGGTCGGACGAAGTGCCCGACTACATGACCATGCCGCAGCTGCTCAAGAAATTCAGCGGCAACTTTTCTCGGCGTGCGCTGAAAAAGGCGGTCGAACTGGATGTGATCCGCCCCGAGGGCATGCGCTACCGCATCCCCAGCCCGCGGATGCTGCATGCCGGCGCGGAGTTGGTGAAGGTGGGCATCCCGCTCGAAGAGATGCTGGATGTCGTGGCCTATCTTCGCCGCAACGTCGAGCAGGCCGCCGATGAAATGGTGCGGCTGGTCGCGATTCATGTGTTCGACCGCTACGGCGAAGGTCAGTTGCCACCGCCGGACGACATGCCTGAGCTAGCCGATCTGGTCTGGCGTTTCAGGCCGCTGGTCGAGATGGCCGTGCTGCCCGAAGTCGCGCGTGCCATGGCCAAGGCCGCCGACCAGCATCTGGGCGACCGTCTGGCACTGCTCATGGAGCACTTGCACGACGCCAAGTAA
- the ribB gene encoding 3,4-dihydroxy-2-butanone-4-phosphate synthase, producing MPSIDSTRHPRLAAALAAYRAGEPVLLLDDADRENEADIVAAAENLSVDTMVKMIRDGSGIVCLVLDGASVDALDLPPMVRDNQARHGTGFTISIEAASGVTTGVSAVDRVTTIQAAVASIDGPVSIVSPGHVFPLRARAGGVLERRGHTEGSLDLAILAGLKPAAVLCELMNDDGTMAGNDDIQRYAETHRMPVLTIEEIAAYRTERTARCA from the coding sequence ATGCCATCAATCGATTCCACCCGCCATCCGCGCCTCGCCGCCGCACTTGCCGCCTACCGGGCCGGCGAGCCGGTCCTGCTGCTGGATGATGCCGACCGCGAAAACGAAGCCGACATCGTCGCCGCCGCCGAAAATCTTTCCGTCGACACCATGGTGAAGATGATCCGCGACGGTAGCGGCATCGTCTGCCTGGTGCTGGACGGGGCCAGCGTTGACGCGCTCGACCTGCCGCCCATGGTGCGCGACAACCAGGCCCGTCACGGCACCGGCTTCACCATCTCCATCGAAGCAGCCAGCGGCGTCACCACGGGCGTATCGGCAGTCGATCGGGTCACCACCATCCAGGCAGCCGTCGCATCGATCGACGGCCCGGTGTCCATCGTGAGTCCCGGTCACGTATTCCCGTTGCGCGCACGCGCAGGCGGTGTGCTGGAGCGCCGCGGCCATACCGAAGGTTCGCTCGACCTGGCGATTCTCGCGGGGCTGAAACCCGCCGCGGTCCTCTGCGAGCTGATGAATGACGACGGCACCATGGCCGGCAACGACGACATTCAACGCTACGCCGAGACGCATCGGATGCCGGTGCTGACCATCGAGGAGATCGCCGCCTACCGCACCGAGCGCACCGCACGCTGTGCGTGA